A window of Kribbella sp. NBC_00382 genomic DNA:
GCGTAGTCGACATCAGCCGCCACGAACCCGCCGACCGCGTACTCGACGCCCGGCACCTTGCCGAAGGTCTCCGGCATCAGTTCCTTGCGCAGCTTGGTCAGCGAATCACGCGCCTGCTGACTTCCACCCTCGTACGGCGTAGCGACCTCGAAGACCGTCACCCTGCCGTCGGCCGAGACCTTCGGCTCTTCCAGACCGTCCTGCGCGAACAGCTTGTCCGACTGCGTCCGCTTGATCAGATCGGCGAAGGCTGCCTTCACCGCGGGCTGCTGGTTGGCAGGCGCCCGTACTGCGACCTCGTGGCTGGTCCCCGTGCTCGGGAAGGCCACCGTCAGCCGGTCGTACGCCTTCATCACCGCCGTGTCGCGCGGCAGATCCTCCGTACCAGGGAACTTCAGCGTCATACCGAGTGCAGGCGAGGCCACCGCGAGCAGAGCGGTCACAGCAACCAGAAGCGTGGCGATCGGGTGCTTCAGGGCCGGCTTGAGCACGGTCGGCCAGAAGCGCGGCTGCGACTTGTTCGCGGTCAGGCGCCACAGCAGCGGGATGCGCGGGCGGTCCACCCAGCGGCCGAGCTTCGCGAGGATCGCGGGGAGCACGGTCAGCGAGCCGACCACCGCGACGGCGACCACGAGGATCGAGCCGACGGCGAAGGACGAGAAGACGGCGTCGCGAGCCAGGAACAGCCCGGCCATCGAGATGATGACGGCGGTACCGGAGACCACGACCGCGTGACCGGAGGTCGCTGCCGCGATCTCGACCGCGTCGACGTGACCGCGGCCCTTGGCGCGTTCTTCTCGTTCGCGGCGGAGGTAGAAGAGTGAGTAGTCGACGCCGACCGCCATACCGATCAGCAGGATGACGCTGTTGACCGCGTCGACCGCAGGTACGAGCTGTGACGCGGCCGCGGCTAATCCGATCGCGGCGGCGACGGCTGACAGCGCGAGCAGCAGCGGTACCGCAGCGGCGATCAGTGCGCCGAACGCGATCAGCAGGATGATCAGGGTCACCGGCAGGCTGAAGATCTCGGCCCGCTGGAAGTCCTTGCCGAGCGTCTCGTTCAGCGCCTTGTCGATGGACTCGCCGCCGACCTCCTCGACCCGCAGGCCCGGGAAGTCCTGCTGGACCTTGGCGGTCGTGTCGAGCAGCGGCTGGACCCGGTTGTCGTCGTCGCCGTCCTTCAGCGTGACCTGGACGATCAGCGCGTCCTTCTTCGGCGACAGGGTGGGCTTGGCGACCTCCGCGACCCCACCGAGGGCGCGCATTCGCTCAGTCACCACGCCGGCGACCTTGTTCGCCTCCGCCTGGTCGAGTTGTCCCGAGTGCGGCGTGATCAGCACGCTCTCGACGTCGTGGTCAGGGAAGTTGCCGGACTTGACGATGTTGTCGGCGCGGGTGACCTCGCCGATGTCGCCCTCGTTGCTCGACTCCTTGGTCCCGGTCAGATTGCCGAGCGCGAAACACGCCACGACTACGACCACCCACATGGCGATCGCGCGCCACGGATGGGTGGCACTCCAGCGTGCGGCCCGCACCGTGAGTTGTCCCCTGGAAGTGGACATGGTGGTTCCTACCCCTCTGCGCCCGCCTCTGGACGCACCCTCCCAGCCCGGCCCGACGCCGTCTGCTGGCTACGCCTCTCAGCATTCGTTAAGCCGGGCACCCGCCACCATGCAGGAAGCCACCGACTCCACCCTGGTGCCAGCCCCACCCCACCCTGGGCTCAGGACGTTCCCGTACTAAGTACGAGTGGCGGGCTATGTCGTACCACCTGACGGAACGTGGTGGTAACCAGACCCAGCGTGCGACCACCCGCTCAAGCGGTCGGTCGGCGAGCCGTTCTACCCCCGGCTCACCCCTGGGGGTGATCCCTCAGTACTACCGAACGCGGAGCGCCTGGCGTACCGGCGTACGGGGTGGTCAGAAGTCCTCTAGGTCGAGGGTGGAGGCGGCGGAGATGCCCTCTAGGTAGCCCTCGGCGCGTTCGGCTTTGGGGTAGCGGTGGACCAGCTCCCAGAACGCTGCGTTGTGGGACGGCTCCACCAGGTGGGCGAGCTCGTGGACCAGGACGTAGTCCACGACCCAGGCCGGCATCGACTGCAAACGGGTCGACAAACGGATGGATCGGTCGGCCGGAGTGCAGGATCCCCACCGTCGATTTTGGTTCGAAACCCACCTCACGGACGCAGGTTCGGGCACTTCTGGGAGGTGCCGACACGCGAGATCGTGTGCTCTGGCCAACAATTTTTCGTCCGACACGCGGGATTTGCTGCGCTGCTTCTCGAGCCGCTGGAGCATGGTTTCGACCCAGCGCGCCTCCTCGGCGGCGGACAGCCGATCGGGCATCAGGACGATCACCCGCTCGCCGTCCCGGTAGGCGCTGACGGTCCGCTTGCGCCGCTTGCTGCGACGGATGTCCACATAGGGCGGGATCGGGCGCGGTGGAGAGTCGGCCATGACTCAGACCGTACCGCCTGAATCCCCCAACTTTCTTCTGTCCACATCCTGTGAATTGACGTTTCCGCAGGTCAGACCCCAGTTGGCGAATCGGTGGACGCTGGTTGTTCACATCCTGTTCCCCCGCTCGTCCACAGTGTCGACCGGCGCGCCCCACAGCTTGCACACAGGTTTATCCACAGGGGTGGACAACCCGGACTTGTCAGCGCGGCCGGCACCTCCTAGCGTCAGGTCCAACAGGCTCCCGGACCGCCTCCGGGGCCACTCGGAGGGGAAGCCGAGTGGTTCCGAAGGCGGACAACCGGGAGCCTGTTCCGCGTCGCCGAAGACCACGGAAAGCGATTTCCAAGCGGCACGCGGAGCGGGAGATGGACTTGAGCCACTCTCAGCCTGCCGTAGGGTGAATCCCGATTGGGCCGAACGGCCTACGGCAGGACGGTCTGCCGAAAGCATCCACGACGGCCGGGCAAAGCCTCGGCTGGTATCAAGCAAGGAGAGGGCCCTCATGGCAGAGACCTGGAGCGGCGAGTTCTACTGCGTCAAGTGCAAGGCCAAGCGCACCGCCGACGGCGAGGTCAAGGTCAACGACAAGGGCACGCGCATGGCCAAGGCCAAGTGCCCCGAGTGCGGTACGAACCTGAACCGGATCCTCGGCAAGGCCTGACGCACCAAGTCGTGGGGGCGGCGGTGCGACCTTCGGGTCCACCTCCGCCCCTCCGTCGTTAGTCAACCTTCACGTCCTGTGATCCGACTCGCGGTGCCCCCGCTGGGGTTCCGCTTGGGTGACCGGACAGAATGGGGAGCGTGTCCGACCTCCCCCGCAAAGCCCTCAGCCGCACCGCCAAGCTGGCCAGCCTGCCACTGGGTGCCGCCGGGCGCGCGACCGTCGGGCTGGGCAAGCGGATCGGCGGCGCGCCGGCCGAGACGGTGATGGCCGAGTTCCAGCGCCGGACTGCCGACCAGCTGTTCTCCGTCCTGGGTGAGCTCAAGGGCGGCGCGATGAAGTTCGGGCAGATGCTGAGCCTGATGGAGTCGGCGATGCCCGAGGAGTTCGCGGCGCCGTACCGGGCCGCGCTGACCAAGCTGCAGGACTCCGCGCCACCGATGCCGGCCTCGACCGTGCACACGATCCTGTCCCGCGAGCTGGGTAAACGCTGGCGCGACCGGTTCCAGGAGTTCGACGACTTGCCCGCGGCGGCCGCGTCGATCGGCCAGGTGCATCGCGGCATCCTGAAGGACGGCCGCGAGGTCGCGGTCAAACTCCAGTACCCGGGCGCCGCCGAGGCGTTGCGGGCGGACCTCAAGCAACTCGGCCGCTTCGCCCGTACGTTCGGTGCACTCGTCCCCGGCGTCGACATGAAGCCGCTCGTCGCGGAGCTGCAGGAGCGGATCGGCGAGGAGCTCGACTACGACCGCGAGGCGCAGGCCCAGCAGCAGTACGCCGATGCCTTCAAGGACCATGACGAGTTCGTCGTGCCACGCGTCATCAAGCACTCCCCCACGGTCATCGTGTCCGAGTGGATCGAGGGCAAGCCGCTCTCGAAGGTGATCACCGACGGTACGAAGGAAGAGCGGGACGAGATCGGGCTGAAGTACGTCCGGTTCATGTTCAGCGGGCCGCGACTGGCCGGGCTGCTGCACTCGGACCCGCATCCCGGCAACTTCCGGGTGATGCCCGACGGGCGGCTCGGGGTGGTCGACTTCGGGCTCTGCGCGCGACTGCCTGACGGGCTGCCGCCGGCGATCGGGCGGCTGTTGCGGATCTCGCTCCAGGGCGACGGCAACGCCGTGCTGGAGGGGTTGCGCGCGGAGGGCTTCATCAAGCCGCGGATGGACATCGACCCGGACCAGCTGATGGATTACCTGGCGCCGTTCGCCGAGCCGGCCCGCGAGGAGTACTTCCAGTTCAACCGGGCGTGGATGCGGGCGCAGGCGAACCGGACGAGCGACTTCCGCTCCCCGAACGCGACGATGGGGCTCAAGATCAACCTGCCGCCGTCGTACCTGCTGATCCACCGGGTCTGGATCGGGGGCATCGCGGTGCTCTCCCAGCTGGACACCGAGGCGCCGTTCCGGTCGGTGCTCGAGGAGTTCCTGCCGGGCTTCAGCGAGGCCGACGCGCTCTAGCTTCAGCGGTCGGCGCCGGCCGTCACCACGCCGGCCGTCACCACCAGGCGCTGTCGAGCTTCCCCTCGATGCTGCGGACGTTCTCGCGCGCGCAGCGGTCGCAGTACAGGAGCTTGCGGCCGTTCTCGACCGAGGTCACCCAGGTCAGCGGCAGGTCCTCGGTCGGTGCTTGCGTGCCGCACAACGCGCAGCTCGGGTTGGTCATAGGACCAATTCTGCACCCGTAGGCTCGCGGTCATGCGATGGCATATCCATGGAGAGACCGAGGCCTGGGGGAACCCGTGGCTGAGCGTTCGCAAGCTCGATGTCGAGCAGCCGGACGGAGAGCGGATCGATTACCACGCGGTCCGGTTGAAGCACGTCGCGGCGGCGGTCGTCACCGATGACGAGGGCCGTGTGCTGTTGATGTGGCGGCACCGGTTTCTCACCGATCGGTGGGCGTGGGAGCTACCGATGGGGTTGATCGAGCCGGATGAGTCACCGGCCGAGGCGGCTGCTCGCGAGGTCGAGGAGGAGACCGGGTGGCGGGTCAGCGGGTTGGAGGAGCTCGTGTACTCCGAACCCGCCGCCGGAATCATGGATTCGGCGCATCACGTCTTCCGCGCCACGTCAGCGGTACGAATCGGTGAGCCCACCGAGCGGAACGAGTCGGACCGGATCGAGTGGATCCCGCTGACCGACGTACCGGCGATGATCGCCCGGCGCGAAATCGTCAGTGGGATCACTCTGGTGGGCCTACAACAAGCTTTGTTGCAGAGAACTGCTTCTGCAGGAGACTGAGCGTGCCACGATCCGTGCGCTTCGGCGCACCTGGCCTAGAAAGCCGCTTGGACGTGCCGAGAGGCGGCATCCGCTAGATGCCGCCTCTCGGGGTGTCAGCTTCGGTGGTGCAGTTCGGGGCCGGCGCGCTGTGCTGGAGATTGGCTCCTAGCGCGCCGGCGACCGGGGGTGGATCAGACCATACGGGCGAGGGTGAGGCGTGCCTTTGCACTGGCCCTCTCCGCGCGCCGCGTGGCCCGCTCGGCCTGCTTCTGCGCCTTGGCGAGCTGGGTCGCCAGACGGAAGCGCCGGTTCTGCTCGGCGTCGATCAGGATCGATCGACAATGAGCACGGGCGAGATCTTCTTGAAGTAAATGCATTTCAACTCTCCTGGGTGAAGTCTGGGTCTTCATAGCTGTGAGTCTCGATTCGGGATGGATGGAGTCGTCTGGCAGGAGTTGTCAGGCTGCGGTCACGGTGTCGCACTTGCGTGGACGTCCGCGGGGCCGCTTGCGAGCGACCACCACACCCTGGACGAACAGCTGGCCTCCCCACACTCCCCACGGCTCGGAGCGCTCGAGCGCTCCGGCCAGGCACTCGGCCTGGAGCGGGCAGGTGTTGCACAGAGACTTTGCGTACTCGACGTCCGCCGGCGATTCGGCGAAGAAGAGTTCTGGCGCGTAGGACCGACAGGGCAGGTCCTGCGACGTTGCAACCTCGGTGAAGGCATCGAGGAAGCTAACGCTCATTCCGGTCACCTCCTAGTGACTGTCTTGCTGTAGTTCTCTTGCTGTCTTCGACGGCCACCGGTTGGTGCCGCCAAACTCTTGGGACAAACAAAAGGGCCGCGGGACCCTGGTTAGGGTTCCGCGGCCTTGGAGGTGCCGGCTGACATTTGGTGTCAGACCGGTGGACTCCATGCTCGAGAACCCTGACCGCCGTACTTCGCATCGCCGACAGCTCCGCCCTTGATCGCGGTGTTGTCATTGGCGAGCACCACAACGGTCTCGACGTGCAGACGCGACGACAGGGCGGCACCCTGGATCTGGGCGCACGGCAGCGCGACGCTGACGCCGTTCGGCTTCATCGTGATGTTGACCATTTCCAAGGCACCTCCTCTCGTTGTGGCGAAGTGAGCGGCAAGCTCATCGCTATGGTTTGAAGTTTTCGGCCAGCCCTCGACCGCAGAAAGAACAGTACGCCGACCTCACCGGAGGCCGCAAACTATTTAATCCAGGTTTTCGAAGTTGGCCGGAAGTTGCCGCCTGTCCGGCGGAAACTCGCTGCCCAGCCACCGGTCCGGCACGCTCCGGCGCACTCCTGACACCCTCCGAGATCGTTGCCCGTGGCCACTAGATGCCACCTGCCGATCCGTCGTCTGCCAGCAGCAGAAAAACCTGCTCCTCGAGTGTCGCCGCGCGCGGCCAACCCTGCAACGGCTTTTCCACTTGTGGCAGTCCGCGCTGCCCCGAAGGCCAGGTAGTTGAAGGCTGGACAGTCAGCGGGTGCAGATGTTGAGGACGGACTCGCCGTACTTCATCGCCTTGGTGCGGCCGACGCCGGTGATCCGGAGCAGCTCGCGCTCGTCCGTCGGCCGGGCCTCGGCGATCGCGGTCAGGGTGGCGTCGGTGAAGATGACGAAGGCCGGCATCGACTCCTCGGCCGCCTTGTCGGCGCGCCATTCGAAGAGGGCGTCGTACAGCGCCTGGTCCATCGTCGACGGGCAGTCCTCGCAGCGGCCGAGCTTGCGGGCGGCCGGCTCGGTCAGCCCGCGACCGCAGACGCGGCACTTCGGGATCGGTACGTCGGAGCGCTCGGTGCGCGGAGTACGGGCTCGGGGTGACGGATCACGCTCGCCAGAGCGCGGAGTACGGACGCCGATCGGGTCCAGGAAACGGGTCGGGCCGCGGCTGGCGCGGCCGCCGGGTGAGCGGGAGGTCGACCAGCTGACCGCGAGCTGACCCTTCGCCCGGGTCACGCCGACATAGAACAGCCGCCGCTCTTCCTCGACCTGGGCCGGCGTCTGGGCGTACGTGATCGGGAGCGTGCCCTCGTGGGCGCCGACGATGAAGACACAGCCCCACTCCAGGCCCTTCGCCGCGTGCAGGGTCGCCAGCGTGACCCCCTCGGCCAGCGGCGCGTGCTGGATCGACGCGCGCCGGTCGAGCTCGGCGACCAGCTCCACGATCCCCGCCTCCGGGTGGGTGGCCTTGTAGTCGGAGGCCATCGTGACGAGGGCGGCCAGCGACTCCCAGCGGTCCCGGACCGCGCCGGCCCCGGACGGCGGCTCCGGCTTCCAGCCCGCTCCGCCGAGGATGGCGCGGACGGTGTCCACGAGGTCTCCCCCGCTGTCGCCGGCCTTGGCCTGGCCACGGAGCAGTACCGCGGCCTGGCGGATCTCGGCGCGCTCGAAGAACCGCTCGGCGCCCTTGAGCATCGCGGGGATCTTGCGCTCGGCGAGGGCCTGCTCGAAATTCTCCGACTGCGCGTTGGTACGGAACAGGATCGCGATGTCGCGCAGCGCAGTACCGGCGTCTTGGAGGCGGCTGACCGCTCGGGCGACCGCGTCGGCCTCGGCGACCTCGTCTGGGTACTCGCGGTAGGTCGGCGTCAGGCCGGGGTCGCGCTGGGAGCGGAGGGTGACGCGGCCGGGTAGGCCGGACGGGCCGGCGGCGTCGAGGACCTTGTTGGCGACCTCGACGATCTGCGGGGTCGAGCGGTAGTCGCGGACGAGCTTGATCACCTGGGCTTTGGGGTGGCGCTGGGCGAAGTGGACGAGGTTGGCCGGGTCGGCGCCTGCCCAGGAGTAGATGGTCTGGGCCGGGTCGCCGACCACGCAGACGTCCTCGCGGCCGCCGAGCCACAGGTCGAGCAGGCTCTGCTGCAGCGGGCTGACATCTTGGTACTCATCTACTACGAAGGTGCGGTACTGCCGGCGGATCTCGGCTGCCACCCGCTCGTCCTCGGCGAGGATGGCGACCGCGCAGAGCAGTACGTCCTCCAGGTCGATCCGGCCGCGCTCGAGCTTCACGTCCTCGTACGCCGCGAAGACGCGGGCGATCGTGGCGGGGTCGAAGGCAGCGAGGGCGCGGGCGGATTGCGGGGCGAGCTTGGCGTAGTCGTCGGGGCGGACGTTGCTGACCTTGGCCCACTCGACCTCGCCGGCCAGGTCGCGCAGGGCTGGGGTGTCGACGCGGACGCGGCAGCGTGAGGCCGCCTCGGTCAGCAGCGGGAACTTGCGGTCGATGATCGGCGGCAGCTCACCGCCGTACACCTTCGGCCAGAAGTACCTCGCCTGACGGAGCGCGGCCGAGTGGAAGGTCCTGGCCTGGACGCCGTTGGTGCCGAGCTGAGCGAGCCGGCCGCGCATCTCGCCTGCAGCGCGCTGGGTGAAGGTCACCGCGAGCACACGGGCTGGGTCGTAGGTGCCGGTGCGGACCCCGTACGCGATCCGGTGGGTGATCGCGCGGGTCTTGCCGGTGCCTGCTCCGGCCATCACCACGACCGACCCGTGCAGGGCGGTCGCGACGGCACGCTGCTCGGGGTCGAGGGCCTCGAGCAGTTCGTCGGCGGACTTGCCGGCGACGGCCTGCGTGATGTTGCTCACGGACTGAGACATGCGGGAACAGCACTCCGACCGACGGGGTTGGGCTACAAGGTAGAGCCACCTTATGCGGGCGCCCGGACAGTTTTCCGGCGCCCGTCCCCACGCAGAGACGGAGCAAGCCACGATGGCGGCATTCACGATGTACTCGACCCCTTGGTGCGGTTACTGCCACCGCCTGAAGGGCCAGCTGAAGCGAGCCGGCATCGAGTTCACCGAGGTCGACATCGAGCAGGTCCCGGACGCCGCCAAGATCGTCGAGAAGGTCAACCACGGCAACCAGACCGTCCCCACCATCGTCTTCCCCGACGGCACCGCGATGACCAACCCGAGCATCGCCCAGATCGCCGACAAGCTCGTCGCCTGAACTGATTCCCCACGCGACTCGCGGGGGTGGCCGGTGGCTGGTGAGTAGCCCGGGCGCCGTGGGACCTTGGGGCGTGGAATTCGAGTTGGGGGCGGTGGAGAGTTTTGTCGTGGTGACGGCGCAGCGGCATTTTGGGCGGGCTGCTGCTGAGTTGGGGATTTCGGTGTCGG
This region includes:
- a CDS encoding ATP-dependent DNA helicase UvrD2 — translated: MSQSVSNITQAVAGKSADELLEALDPEQRAVATALHGSVVVMAGAGTGKTRAITHRIAYGVRTGTYDPARVLAVTFTQRAAGEMRGRLAQLGTNGVQARTFHSAALRQARYFWPKVYGGELPPIIDRKFPLLTEAASRCRVRVDTPALRDLAGEVEWAKVSNVRPDDYAKLAPQSARALAAFDPATIARVFAAYEDVKLERGRIDLEDVLLCAVAILAEDERVAAEIRRQYRTFVVDEYQDVSPLQQSLLDLWLGGREDVCVVGDPAQTIYSWAGADPANLVHFAQRHPKAQVIKLVRDYRSTPQIVEVANKVLDAAGPSGLPGRVTLRSQRDPGLTPTYREYPDEVAEADAVARAVSRLQDAGTALRDIAILFRTNAQSENFEQALAERKIPAMLKGAERFFERAEIRQAAVLLRGQAKAGDSGGDLVDTVRAILGGAGWKPEPPSGAGAVRDRWESLAALVTMASDYKATHPEAGIVELVAELDRRASIQHAPLAEGVTLATLHAAKGLEWGCVFIVGAHEGTLPITYAQTPAQVEEERRLFYVGVTRAKGQLAVSWSTSRSPGGRASRGPTRFLDPIGVRTPRSGERDPSPRARTPRTERSDVPIPKCRVCGRGLTEPAARKLGRCEDCPSTMDQALYDALFEWRADKAAEESMPAFVIFTDATLTAIAEARPTDERELLRITGVGRTKAMKYGESVLNICTR
- a CDS encoding mycoredoxin is translated as MAAFTMYSTPWCGYCHRLKGQLKRAGIEFTEVDIEQVPDAAKIVEKVNHGNQTVPTIVFPDGTAMTNPSIAQIADKLVA
- a CDS encoding ABC1 kinase family protein, producing the protein MGSVSDLPRKALSRTAKLASLPLGAAGRATVGLGKRIGGAPAETVMAEFQRRTADQLFSVLGELKGGAMKFGQMLSLMESAMPEEFAAPYRAALTKLQDSAPPMPASTVHTILSRELGKRWRDRFQEFDDLPAAAASIGQVHRGILKDGREVAVKLQYPGAAEALRADLKQLGRFARTFGALVPGVDMKPLVAELQERIGEELDYDREAQAQQQYADAFKDHDEFVVPRVIKHSPTVIVSEWIEGKPLSKVITDGTKEERDEIGLKYVRFMFSGPRLAGLLHSDPHPGNFRVMPDGRLGVVDFGLCARLPDGLPPAIGRLLRISLQGDGNAVLEGLRAEGFIKPRMDIDPDQLMDYLAPFAEPAREEYFQFNRAWMRAQANRTSDFRSPNATMGLKINLPPSYLLIHRVWIGGIAVLSQLDTEAPFRSVLEEFLPGFSEADAL
- a CDS encoding M48 family metallopeptidase, which gives rise to MADSPPRPIPPYVDIRRSKRRKRTVSAYRDGERVIVLMPDRLSAAEEARWVETMLQRLEKQRSKSRVSDEKLLARAHDLACRHLPEVPEPASVRWVSNQNRRWGSCTPADRSIRLSTRLQSMPAWVVDYVLVHELAHLVEPSHNAAFWELVHRYPKAERAEGYLEGISAASTLDLEDF
- a CDS encoding MMPL family transporter → MSTSRGQLTVRAARWSATHPWRAIAMWVVVVVACFALGNLTGTKESSNEGDIGEVTRADNIVKSGNFPDHDVESVLITPHSGQLDQAEANKVAGVVTERMRALGGVAEVAKPTLSPKKDALIVQVTLKDGDDDNRVQPLLDTTAKVQQDFPGLRVEEVGGESIDKALNETLGKDFQRAEIFSLPVTLIILLIAFGALIAAAVPLLLALSAVAAAIGLAAAASQLVPAVDAVNSVILLIGMAVGVDYSLFYLRREREERAKGRGHVDAVEIAAATSGHAVVVSGTAVIISMAGLFLARDAVFSSFAVGSILVVAVAVVGSLTVLPAILAKLGRWVDRPRIPLLWRLTANKSQPRFWPTVLKPALKHPIATLLVAVTALLAVASPALGMTLKFPGTEDLPRDTAVMKAYDRLTVAFPSTGTSHEVAVRAPANQQPAVKAAFADLIKRTQSDKLFAQDGLEEPKVSADGRVTVFEVATPYEGGSQQARDSLTKLRKELMPETFGKVPGVEYAVGGFVAADVDYAAHTRAKLPLVIGFVLLLTMIVMMITFRSVVVAITAIGLNLLSAGAAYGVVTAVFQNTWAEGLLDFRSNGAVVSWLPLFLFVVLFGLSMDYHVFVVSRIRESVLRGVPTKQAVADGITGSAGVVTSAAAVMIGVFAVFATLSTLDMKQLGVGLAVAILIDATIIRAVVLPSIMTLLGDANWWAPKWLRGKQAKHATIPTPEPERELTPVG
- a CDS encoding DUF5679 domain-containing protein, with the translated sequence MAETWSGEFYCVKCKAKRTADGEVKVNDKGTRMAKAKCPECGTNLNRILGKA
- a CDS encoding WhiB family transcriptional regulator; its protein translation is MSVSFLDAFTEVATSQDLPCRSYAPELFFAESPADVEYAKSLCNTCPLQAECLAGALERSEPWGVWGGQLFVQGVVVARKRPRGRPRKCDTVTAA
- a CDS encoding NUDIX hydrolase, giving the protein MRWHIHGETEAWGNPWLSVRKLDVEQPDGERIDYHAVRLKHVAAAVVTDDEGRVLLMWRHRFLTDRWAWELPMGLIEPDESPAEAAAREVEEETGWRVSGLEELVYSEPAAGIMDSAHHVFRATSAVRIGEPTERNESDRIEWIPLTDVPAMIARREIVSGITLVGLQQALLQRTASAGD